One segment of Desulfosporosinus sp. Sb-LF DNA contains the following:
- the prmA gene encoding 50S ribosomal protein L11 methyltransferase — protein sequence MNWREVAVTVSSEGEEAVADLFYQLGCPGVSVEDPELLQKYVESGAWDYHDFGEVELTGISVVKGYFPEHEELASKLENLDLGIRELVQRFPNWVVQAKGVSLKEEDWATAWKAYFKPIRIGKNFLIKPTWEQAELLPGDIVLELDPGMAFGTGTHATTTLCLEALEDIVKPGQTVFDLGTGSGILAIAAAKLGAKVAAVDLDAVATRVAQENVDLNQVNDRVEVLLGDLGTVLTGQADVVIANIIADIILILLSDLKRILRPDGEFLASGIIENRADEVELGLKEAGLEIIERVEDSGWILFRARWAKHESV from the coding sequence ATGAATTGGCGTGAAGTGGCGGTAACCGTTTCATCTGAAGGAGAGGAAGCGGTTGCCGACCTTTTTTATCAGTTGGGGTGCCCTGGTGTTAGCGTGGAAGACCCCGAACTCTTGCAGAAGTATGTGGAATCGGGAGCATGGGATTACCATGATTTTGGCGAAGTGGAACTCACAGGAATATCTGTAGTCAAGGGCTATTTCCCAGAACATGAGGAGTTAGCAAGCAAACTTGAGAATCTTGATTTGGGGATCCGAGAACTTGTACAACGTTTTCCAAACTGGGTTGTTCAGGCTAAAGGGGTCTCGCTAAAGGAAGAAGATTGGGCAACCGCGTGGAAGGCTTATTTTAAACCGATTCGTATCGGAAAGAATTTCCTTATTAAACCAACCTGGGAGCAGGCAGAACTTTTACCAGGAGATATTGTTCTGGAACTCGATCCTGGTATGGCGTTTGGTACTGGGACTCATGCTACGACCACGCTGTGTTTGGAAGCGCTGGAAGACATCGTTAAACCGGGACAAACTGTGTTCGATTTGGGGACAGGCTCCGGTATCTTAGCGATTGCAGCCGCAAAACTAGGGGCGAAGGTGGCGGCGGTGGATCTTGATGCGGTTGCAACAAGGGTTGCTCAGGAAAATGTCGACTTGAATCAAGTGAATGATCGAGTAGAGGTTTTGCTTGGGGATTTAGGGACTGTGCTCACGGGACAAGCCGATGTCGTGATTGCCAATATCATTGCAGATATTATTTTAATCCTACTCTCTGATTTGAAACGTATATTACGCCCGGACGGTGAATTTTTAGCCTCGGGCATTATCGAAAATCGAGCTGACGAGGTGGAATTGGGATTAAAGGAAGCTGGGCTTGAAATAATAGAACGTGTTGAAGATTCTGGTTGGATATTATTTCGAGCAAGGTGGGCTAAGCATGAATCGGTTTAA
- a CDS encoding 16S rRNA (uracil(1498)-N(3))-methyltransferase: protein MNRFKITELGKEVFWLRDSERDHLVRVLRLSPGDLIIGFDNTGTEYTSVIRKIEDKSVTCLILSTDHPDVEAHTSVYIVAGLSKGEKMEWVIQKGTELGMKGLIPLRAKRSIMHLEGSKAQERVVRWQKIASEASKQSHRVQEPEILAVCDWKELESHLPQGTQWLIPYEEEKTQRLTTVLNTLDSERPIAILIGPEGGFESAEVAWAQEKLGAQSVSLGPRILRTETASLATLTMVLAHYGDLG from the coding sequence ATGAATCGGTTTAAAATTACAGAGCTTGGCAAAGAAGTCTTTTGGTTGCGTGATTCGGAACGTGACCATCTCGTCCGGGTTCTCAGGCTTTCACCTGGAGATTTAATCATTGGTTTTGATAACACCGGGACGGAGTATACCAGTGTTATCCGGAAGATCGAGGACAAAAGCGTAACCTGTCTGATTCTTAGTACGGATCATCCCGATGTGGAGGCCCATACCTCTGTTTACATTGTTGCGGGACTCTCCAAAGGGGAGAAAATGGAATGGGTAATCCAAAAAGGCACCGAACTGGGCATGAAGGGTCTCATCCCATTGCGAGCAAAACGTTCGATCATGCACCTTGAGGGAAGCAAAGCTCAAGAACGGGTCGTTCGTTGGCAAAAAATTGCATCAGAAGCATCGAAACAGTCTCATAGGGTTCAGGAACCCGAAATATTAGCAGTCTGCGATTGGAAAGAACTAGAGAGTCATTTGCCGCAAGGCACCCAGTGGCTTATTCCCTATGAAGAGGAAAAGACTCAGCGTTTAACCACCGTACTTAACACACTAGATTCAGAACGACCTATTGCTATACTTATTGGTCCTGAGGGGGGCTTTGAGTCTGCCGAAGTGGCCTGGGCTCAAGAAAAATTGGGGGCTCAAAGTGTTTCGCTCGGACCGCGAATTCTCCGGACGGAAACGGCTTCCTTGGCAACGCTCACCATGGTTTTGGCCCATTATGGGGATTTAGGCTAG
- the mtaB gene encoding tRNA (N(6)-L-threonylcarbamoyladenosine(37)-C(2))-methylthiotransferase MtaB yields MSCQVEQVKEHLSVCFVTLGCKVNQTESEAMAQLFREADYQVVGASEETDVVVVNTCTVTNTGDSKSRQVIRRMVKTHPESIVVVMGCYAQTAPGEVLGIEGVDLVLGTQDRLKILEWIERVKEEQDPQNAVHGIREAKEFEELPQLREEHRTRAFLKIQEGCNQFCTYCIIPYARGPLRSRLPEMAIAEARRLVEAGYPEIVLTGIHTGFYGQDLEQGWNLARLVRELVKIPQLRRLRLSSIEPMEYTPELIESIVSSDKVCPHLHMPLQSGSDRILTRMRRPYSLSEYRDLLDRLRHQIPNLAVTTDIIAGFPGETEEDHAATLAFVKSCDFSGINVFPYSKRKGTPAADYPDQVLKKVKEQRVKDLLAVARDSQDAFVRRFIGKPVEVLIEWIDPEGNAMGHTPHYLQVHLSAREEGQAWVSRQFVTVVLKEEHIKGL; encoded by the coding sequence ATGTCTTGCCAAGTCGAACAAGTCAAAGAACATTTGTCGGTTTGTTTCGTCACTCTTGGTTGTAAAGTAAACCAAACCGAAAGCGAGGCGATGGCCCAGCTATTTCGGGAGGCGGACTATCAGGTGGTCGGTGCTTCAGAGGAAACGGATGTTGTCGTTGTTAATACCTGTACTGTGACGAATACAGGAGATAGTAAATCCCGTCAAGTTATTCGTCGTATGGTGAAGACACATCCGGAGAGTATTGTGGTAGTCATGGGGTGTTATGCGCAAACGGCGCCAGGAGAGGTTCTGGGTATTGAGGGCGTTGATCTGGTTTTGGGAACACAAGATCGGTTGAAGATCTTGGAGTGGATTGAGCGAGTCAAGGAAGAGCAAGATCCTCAGAACGCGGTACATGGAATTAGGGAAGCGAAGGAGTTTGAAGAGCTTCCACAACTTCGTGAAGAACACCGTACTAGAGCGTTTCTAAAGATTCAGGAAGGATGCAATCAATTCTGCACCTATTGTATTATTCCTTATGCTCGAGGTCCGTTGCGGAGTCGCCTCCCTGAGATGGCGATTGCTGAGGCTCGTCGTTTGGTTGAAGCGGGGTATCCGGAAATTGTCCTGACTGGGATTCATACTGGGTTTTATGGACAAGATTTAGAACAAGGTTGGAACTTAGCTCGCCTGGTTCGGGAACTCGTAAAAATTCCCCAGCTTCGCCGATTGCGTTTGAGTTCAATCGAGCCCATGGAATACACTCCTGAGCTGATCGAGAGCATTGTTTCTTCGGATAAGGTCTGTCCTCATTTACATATGCCCTTACAGAGTGGTAGCGATAGGATATTAACTCGCATGCGGCGTCCGTACTCGCTAAGCGAGTATCGTGATTTGCTTGACAGACTGCGTCATCAGATTCCAAACCTTGCAGTCACAACAGATATCATCGCCGGCTTTCCAGGGGAAACGGAAGAGGATCATGCAGCGACTTTAGCTTTTGTGAAGTCCTGCGATTTTTCGGGTATTAATGTTTTTCCATATTCAAAACGGAAGGGAACCCCCGCCGCAGACTATCCTGATCAAGTTTTGAAGAAAGTTAAAGAGCAACGGGTGAAGGATTTATTAGCGGTTGCCCGTGATAGTCAGGATGCGTTTGTTCGTCGTTTTATCGGGAAACCTGTGGAAGTGCTGATCGAATGGATTGATCCTGAGGGAAATGCCATGGGGCATACGCCACATTATCTTCAGGTTCATTTATCGGCTCGTGAGGAAGGACAGGCCTGGGTTTCTAGGCAGTTTGTAACGGTCGTTTTGAAAGAAGAGCATATCAAGGGATTATAA
- a CDS encoding histidine triad nucleotide-binding protein yields MKDCIFCQIALKEIPSEIAYEDDQVIAFKDIQPLAPVHLLVIPKCHLCSINDVTPEYEGLIGHTFSVIRRLASEFGVSESGYRVVTNTGTDGGQIVGHLHFHLLGGQALNAKIG; encoded by the coding sequence ATGAAGGATTGTATTTTTTGTCAAATTGCTTTGAAAGAGATTCCTAGCGAAATAGCGTACGAAGACGATCAGGTGATTGCATTTAAAGATATTCAACCCTTAGCTCCTGTGCATTTGCTCGTTATTCCCAAGTGCCATTTGTGTAGTATTAATGATGTAACGCCCGAATACGAAGGTCTTATCGGACATACTTTCAGTGTGATCCGTCGGTTGGCTAGTGAGTTCGGAGTGTCGGAATCCGGTTATAGGGTGGTTACGAATACTGGTACCGATGGGGGTCAAATCGTAGGGCATCTCCACTTTCATTTGCTCGGGGGGCAGGCTCTTAATGCCAAGATTGGGTGA
- the rpsU gene encoding 30S ribosomal protein S21: MSEVKVGKNESLDAALRRFKRTCQKAGVSAEARKHEAYEKPSVKKKKKSEAARKRKFK; this comes from the coding sequence ATGAGTGAAGTCAAAGTTGGTAAAAACGAATCCCTGGATGCGGCACTCCGCCGGTTCAAGCGTACTTGTCAAAAGGCAGGGGTTAGTGCTGAGGCTCGTAAGCACGAAGCATATGAAAAACCAAGCGTGAAGAAAAAGAAGAAATCTGAAGCTGCACGTAAACGCAAGTTTAAGTAA
- a CDS encoding GatB/YqeY domain-containing protein produces MTLKDRLVEDMKVAMKAKEEGKVRLSVIRMARAAIKNAEIDKKIEFNDAQVIEVLARELKLRRDALEVFGQADRPEQVKALEEEMAVLMDYLPQQLSEGEIRQLVQEIIATVGAQGPKDLGKVMGALSPKTKGRADGKVVNLLVREMLGA; encoded by the coding sequence TTGACCCTGAAGGATCGCCTCGTTGAGGATATGAAGGTTGCCATGAAGGCCAAAGAGGAGGGGAAGGTAAGACTTTCCGTTATCCGAATGGCTAGAGCAGCTATAAAGAATGCTGAGATTGACAAGAAAATTGAATTTAACGATGCTCAAGTCATCGAAGTATTAGCACGCGAACTGAAACTGCGTCGAGATGCGCTTGAAGTTTTTGGGCAAGCGGATCGCCCCGAACAGGTTAAGGCTCTGGAAGAGGAAATGGCTGTTCTAATGGACTACCTTCCTCAACAGCTTTCCGAAGGGGAAATTCGCCAGCTCGTTCAAGAGATCATCGCCACAGTGGGGGCTCAAGGCCCTAAAGACCTCGGTAAAGTCATGGGGGCATTATCCCCTAAGACGAAAGGCCGTGCAGATGGCAAAGTAGTTAATTTGCTTGTACGGGAAATGCTCGGGGCATAA
- a CDS encoding YabP/YqfC family sporulation protein, whose translation MFKKLKKNVGDVLDFPPDVVEDGPKITITGRQEILVENYISILVFSEEEIRLETTQGDICFRGRGLGLKVILSTELRIEGELSSFSFEGGEIK comes from the coding sequence ATGTTCAAGAAATTAAAGAAGAACGTCGGAGATGTTTTGGATTTCCCACCTGATGTGGTGGAAGATGGTCCGAAAATTACGATAACTGGGCGTCAGGAAATTTTGGTTGAAAACTATATTAGCATTTTGGTTTTTTCCGAAGAAGAAATTCGTTTAGAAACCACTCAGGGAGATATCTGTTTTAGGGGAAGGGGACTTGGACTTAAGGTTATTTTATCAACAGAACTACGGATCGAAGGGGAGTTATCATCCTTTTCGTTTGAAGGAGGAGAGATAAAATAA
- a CDS encoding sporulation protein YqfD → MFERLRTFWQGRIFFLARGDHLPQFLNQALKDGVIVYHTQKSERGMRAQIKLADFRRLRRAARQTHTRVHIIAKYGWPFIAIRWWRRKGLLAGIAMIALTLSILSQLVLTISVSGNRNVMTPEVLERAEKLGLKTLAYSKRLDLNQIAKALQEQLPDAAWIGVERNGTAVRIKISEKIRPSIPKEAGNLVASHAGLVKEIMVIQGTPQVHEGEIVRAGQVLITQAATQGLTSAPNTSSPGTNTQSAKPTPVNSAARGFVRARVWYSTDKQIPLTEDKVEESGKVATGWGIKFGSRVIMVTTQDSPFEKANKEVVSHSLPTWRNWSFPVEVIRVDYKELHNVHIERSVAEARQLAEQSARNEVQKKITPMVPIVGENVKVLPNNPGAERVRVEVETYEDLAVYANP, encoded by the coding sequence ATGTTTGAACGATTACGGACGTTTTGGCAAGGACGTATTTTTTTCCTCGCCAGGGGAGATCATTTGCCACAATTTTTAAATCAAGCGTTAAAAGACGGTGTGATTGTGTATCATACTCAAAAATCAGAACGAGGAATGCGTGCGCAGATTAAGTTGGCAGATTTTCGGCGTTTGCGACGGGCTGCGCGCCAAACCCACACACGAGTTCATATTATCGCTAAATATGGTTGGCCTTTTATTGCAATACGTTGGTGGCGTAGAAAGGGACTTTTAGCGGGAATCGCCATGATTGCTTTGACATTAAGCATTTTGTCTCAGCTTGTACTTACGATTTCTGTGTCAGGAAATCGCAATGTTATGACTCCTGAGGTTTTAGAACGAGCAGAAAAACTCGGGCTTAAAACCTTGGCCTATTCGAAACGTTTGGATTTAAATCAGATTGCCAAAGCGCTTCAGGAACAATTGCCGGACGCGGCTTGGATTGGCGTGGAACGAAACGGAACCGCTGTTAGGATCAAGATTTCAGAGAAAATTCGTCCTTCTATACCTAAGGAGGCGGGGAATCTTGTTGCTAGTCATGCTGGACTTGTCAAGGAAATCATGGTCATTCAGGGTACTCCCCAGGTACATGAAGGAGAAATCGTACGAGCGGGGCAGGTCTTGATCACGCAGGCGGCAACACAAGGTCTTACTAGTGCGCCGAATACTTCAAGTCCTGGAACGAATACTCAAAGTGCCAAACCAACTCCTGTGAATTCTGCGGCGAGAGGGTTTGTTCGTGCCAGGGTGTGGTATAGTACGGATAAACAAATCCCTTTGACGGAAGACAAAGTTGAGGAAAGTGGAAAAGTTGCCACAGGATGGGGTATAAAATTCGGTTCACGCGTCATAATGGTAACGACGCAGGATTCTCCGTTTGAGAAGGCTAATAAAGAAGTCGTGAGTCATTCCCTGCCAACCTGGAGGAATTGGAGTTTCCCTGTCGAAGTTATAAGGGTAGACTATAAAGAACTTCATAATGTGCATATCGAACGGTCTGTTGCTGAAGCACGCCAACTTGCTGAACAATCAGCTCGGAATGAAGTCCAGAAGAAAATCACGCCTATGGTTCCGATTGTGGGAGAAAACGTGAAGGTTCTTCCGAACAATCCCGGTGCCGAACGGGTTAGAGTCGAGGTGGAAACATACGAGGATTTGGCGGTGTATGCCAATCCTTAA
- a CDS encoding HDIG domain-containing metalloprotein, with the protein MMVLKIRKVRKIWEGLSSRLDPLRHHTNWLRAIVGVMYFLLFTVLLSSSLFVAKLHLEVGDPSPQLITAQWDKDIEDTEKYTQDQDAAAKAVQPMFKPDEDYLLLLTKDLGKAFAAFHDTAPTTAEESARVSKLKQTQPFSDLPEGVFSSLLKSSPDTLNLAEQIGRDIILSKARNADLGAKSEADVALLRERITSDLNQSTLREDVKTFLKAFVEQEVIHPTLKFDEQTTDKLRSAARSSVKPNVIRYKANQKIVGAGEIVDEKIYRVLAAYGLINNRNTWKAASGIALMVLIGMGTIIAYLYQNKRDILRSTRLMVLIGLSMSLVLVIGRGVIALNLGGIDFNSLAGMLIPVAWATMSVAILVDLGVALLIAVVLAFFVAVLVDPSFSTSFGLQTGLVALFGGFIGVHSVSHLSQRSDLARAGLFVSAINVLTVSAIGLTTGMRLMVWVVGLILGIVNGVASSFLTVGALHWFESGFHITSSVRLLELSNPNRPLLKRLLMEAPGTYHHSILVGNLAEAAAEAVQADATLVRVGAMYHDIGKLKRPYFFIENQFTQDNPHDKIAPTLSSLIITSHVKDGLELARENKLPQQIQDIIAQHHGDGLVSFFYHKALEENEEIPEEAFHYEGPKPQTKEAALVTLADNVEAAVRSMKQPTPGRVEGFVRKIVKDKLNDGQLDQCDLTFQDLDKISMAFVRVLSGIFHSRVEYPELPTVRESGNVVAQKKPIEDSGKEIGEGTQKEKEPENQTTETR; encoded by the coding sequence ATGATGGTATTGAAGATCAGAAAGGTCAGAAAGATTTGGGAGGGGCTATCCAGCCGTTTGGATCCGCTTAGACATCACACCAACTGGCTCCGTGCCATTGTTGGGGTGATGTATTTTCTGTTGTTTACAGTGCTATTATCATCAAGCCTATTTGTTGCCAAATTACATTTGGAAGTAGGAGACCCTAGTCCACAACTCATTACAGCGCAGTGGGACAAGGATATTGAGGATACTGAGAAATATACCCAAGACCAGGACGCTGCGGCAAAAGCCGTTCAACCGATGTTTAAGCCTGACGAGGATTATTTGCTCCTGCTCACCAAAGATCTTGGAAAGGCGTTTGCGGCATTTCATGATACAGCGCCGACCACGGCAGAAGAAAGTGCACGAGTCAGTAAACTAAAGCAAACACAACCGTTTTCCGATTTGCCAGAGGGGGTATTTTCCTCATTATTGAAGAGTTCTCCCGATACCCTGAATTTAGCGGAACAGATCGGTAGAGACATTATTTTAAGCAAAGCGCGCAATGCTGATTTAGGAGCTAAATCAGAAGCAGACGTTGCGTTACTTCGTGAAAGAATCACATCAGACCTAAACCAGTCGACGCTACGAGAGGATGTCAAAACATTCCTGAAGGCGTTTGTGGAACAAGAAGTGATCCATCCTACCTTAAAGTTTGATGAACAAACGACGGATAAATTGCGTTCTGCGGCAAGAAGTAGTGTTAAACCGAATGTAATCCGCTACAAGGCCAATCAGAAAATTGTCGGTGCCGGTGAGATAGTTGACGAAAAGATTTATAGGGTATTGGCTGCCTATGGGCTAATTAATAATCGCAACACTTGGAAGGCGGCTTCTGGGATCGCGTTGATGGTCCTCATTGGAATGGGAACTATTATCGCTTATCTGTACCAGAATAAACGGGATATTTTGCGCTCAACCCGTCTTATGGTCCTGATCGGACTGAGCATGAGCTTGGTTTTAGTCATCGGACGCGGGGTGATCGCCTTAAATTTAGGAGGAATTGACTTTAATTCCTTGGCAGGAATGCTTATTCCTGTCGCTTGGGCCACCATGTCGGTAGCTATTTTGGTTGATCTGGGTGTTGCATTATTGATCGCAGTGGTCTTAGCATTTTTTGTAGCGGTATTAGTAGATCCTTCTTTTTCAACCTCATTTGGTCTTCAAACAGGCTTAGTGGCTCTTTTTGGAGGTTTTATTGGGGTTCACAGTGTGTCTCACTTAAGTCAGCGTTCAGACTTGGCGCGTGCTGGACTATTTGTATCTGCGATTAATGTGTTGACGGTAAGCGCAATTGGCTTAACCACAGGAATGCGATTAATGGTTTGGGTTGTAGGTCTGATCCTAGGAATTGTCAACGGAGTAGCGTCTTCGTTTTTAACGGTCGGGGCCTTACATTGGTTTGAGTCGGGATTCCATATTACGTCTTCGGTTCGACTTTTAGAGCTATCTAACCCCAATAGACCGTTATTGAAGCGTTTACTGATGGAGGCACCAGGGACCTACCATCATAGTATTTTAGTAGGTAATCTAGCGGAAGCTGCCGCGGAAGCTGTGCAGGCTGATGCCACGTTAGTAAGGGTTGGGGCTATGTATCATGATATTGGAAAATTGAAACGTCCCTACTTTTTTATTGAAAATCAATTTACCCAAGATAACCCCCATGATAAGATTGCTCCGACCTTAAGCTCACTGATTATCACCTCCCACGTCAAGGATGGGTTGGAGTTGGCGAGGGAAAATAAGCTTCCGCAGCAGATTCAAGATATTATTGCTCAGCACCACGGAGATGGATTAGTTAGCTTCTTTTATCATAAGGCCTTGGAGGAAAATGAAGAAATTCCGGAGGAAGCCTTCCATTATGAAGGGCCTAAACCTCAGACCAAAGAGGCTGCCTTAGTCACTCTGGCTGATAACGTGGAGGCGGCAGTACGGTCAATGAAACAGCCCACGCCAGGGCGCGTTGAGGGATTTGTTCGGAAAATTGTCAAGGATAAGCTTAATGACGGACAGTTAGATCAATGTGACTTGACATTTCAGGACTTAGATAAAATTTCGATGGCCTTTGTTCGTGTTTTGAGCGGGATATTCCACTCCCGCGTTGAATATCCAGAGTTGCCAACTGTACGGGAGAGCGGGAATGTTGTGGCACAGAAGAAACCCATAGAAGATTCTGGTAAAGAGATTGGGGAAGGGACCCAAAAGGAGAAGGAGCCAGAAAACCAGACGACAGAGACTCGATAG
- the ybeY gene encoding rRNA maturation RNase YbeY, which produces MILDIAWEEESVLLDHREPLAGLLNRAIEEAIRLSGGPEEAEVSLMLVDDQRIHELNREYRGVDRPTDVLSFALQEETEEEPDSEFEDEMLGDIVISAQRAREQAEEFGHSFEREIVYLAVHGTLHLLGYDHEEEQDKQEMRSKEEEVMAILRLERV; this is translated from the coding sequence GTGATCTTGGATATTGCCTGGGAAGAAGAGTCTGTTTTACTTGACCATCGTGAGCCGCTTGCCGGTTTATTAAATCGAGCTATTGAGGAAGCCATTCGTCTGTCTGGTGGTCCAGAGGAAGCTGAAGTAAGCCTGATGTTAGTCGATGACCAACGCATTCATGAGCTGAATCGAGAGTATCGAGGAGTGGATCGTCCGACAGATGTGCTTTCGTTTGCCTTGCAAGAAGAAACGGAAGAGGAACCAGATTCTGAGTTTGAAGACGAAATGCTCGGGGATATCGTAATCTCTGCTCAGCGGGCACGGGAGCAAGCTGAGGAATTCGGTCATTCCTTCGAGCGGGAGATTGTTTACCTTGCTGTCCATGGGACACTTCATCTATTAGGGTATGATCATGAAGAAGAACAAGATAAACAAGAGATGCGCAGTAAAGAAGAAGAGGTGATGGCTATACTTAGGTTAGAGAGAGTATAG
- a CDS encoding diacylglycerol kinase family protein: MGRYQKPGFCRSLNQAWRGMLYTWKTQGHLQFHGIAGITVLCCAWWSEVSSFEWLILILAIGSVVGAEVMNTALEIVVDMVQPNFHPLAGMAKDVAAGAVLVTAIQAVVIGMIVFLPRLFRFAGKIF, encoded by the coding sequence ATGGGGAGATATCAGAAGCCAGGGTTTTGTCGCAGTTTAAATCAGGCTTGGCGGGGGATGTTATATACCTGGAAAACTCAGGGGCACTTACAGTTTCACGGTATAGCAGGAATTACAGTGTTGTGCTGCGCTTGGTGGAGCGAGGTTTCGAGTTTTGAATGGTTGATTCTTATTTTGGCGATTGGCAGTGTTGTGGGTGCAGAAGTAATGAATACTGCCCTCGAAATTGTGGTAGATATGGTACAACCAAATTTTCATCCTTTGGCGGGTATGGCTAAGGATGTGGCCGCAGGCGCTGTTTTGGTGACTGCGATACAAGCCGTGGTGATTGGCATGATCGTCTTTTTACCACGACTGTTTCGCTTCGCGGGTAAGATCTTTTAG
- a CDS encoding cytidine deaminase — MEAVLELEIEAEKVHELMNRAQAAYRQAYIPYSHYPVGAAVLFASGEIYSGCNVENVSYGLTVCAERNAIFQAVARGERELKGIAIAVPTDEFPSPCGACRQVIREFAVDCPVILINGQGQTKKTSLKVLLPDAFVGLV; from the coding sequence ATAGAAGCAGTGCTAGAATTAGAAATCGAGGCAGAGAAGGTGCATGAACTCATGAATCGGGCTCAGGCAGCTTACCGGCAGGCCTATATACCGTACTCACATTACCCAGTAGGAGCTGCGGTGCTTTTTGCATCAGGGGAGATTTATAGCGGATGTAATGTTGAAAATGTGAGCTACGGTTTAACGGTCTGCGCGGAGCGAAATGCAATTTTCCAAGCCGTGGCTCGGGGTGAACGGGAATTGAAAGGAATTGCCATTGCTGTGCCGACAGATGAGTTTCCTTCTCCCTGTGGTGCATGTCGTCAAGTGATCCGCGAGTTTGCAGTGGACTGCCCAGTTATTTTAATTAATGGGCAGGGGCAAACAAAGAAGACTAGCTTGAAGGTGTTATTGCCGGATGCGTTCGTAGGCCTTGTGTGA
- the era gene encoding GTPase Era, which yields MVSTSKEFRSGFVSVIGRPNAGKSTLLNHLLGQKVLIMSDKPQTTRNRIQCILTEERGQIVFLDTPGIHKPKHKLGEYMVGAAKESIREVDVILYMVDLSAEYGPGEEFIIQMLKQTKTPCVLVLNKVDLLTKEQLMRRVQEFSAFMDFKAIVPISAKTGENTDELLNVIFGQLSKGPMYYPEDEVTDQPERFIMAELVREKVLELTHDEIPHSIAVVIEEVEEKKTLVKVRALIVVERDSQKGIIIGAGGKQLKEIGSLARRDIEALLGSPVFLELWVKVKKDWRNRVDSLRNYGYGKERG from the coding sequence TTGGTTTCAACATCAAAAGAATTTCGTTCGGGTTTTGTATCGGTTATAGGAAGGCCGAATGCGGGGAAATCTACTTTACTTAATCATTTATTGGGACAGAAAGTACTTATTATGTCCGATAAGCCTCAGACCACTCGGAATCGCATCCAGTGTATTTTGACGGAGGAACGGGGACAAATTGTCTTTTTGGATACTCCCGGAATCCATAAACCTAAACATAAGTTAGGGGAATACATGGTCGGAGCGGCGAAGGAATCCATTCGTGAGGTTGACGTTATCTTGTACATGGTGGATCTTTCTGCCGAATACGGCCCTGGTGAAGAGTTTATTATTCAAATGCTCAAGCAGACTAAGACCCCTTGTGTCTTGGTTTTGAATAAAGTGGATCTTTTGACTAAAGAGCAGTTGATGCGTAGAGTCCAGGAATTTTCTGCCTTTATGGATTTTAAGGCGATTGTTCCTATATCGGCAAAAACAGGGGAAAATACGGATGAATTATTGAATGTGATTTTTGGCCAGCTTTCTAAGGGTCCTATGTATTATCCGGAAGATGAAGTGACGGATCAGCCGGAGCGGTTTATCATGGCAGAACTTGTGCGTGAAAAAGTGCTTGAGTTGACGCATGATGAAATCCCGCATTCGATTGCGGTTGTCATCGAAGAGGTAGAGGAAAAGAAGACGTTGGTTAAAGTACGTGCTTTGATTGTGGTTGAGCGCGATTCTCAGAAAGGGATTATCATCGGGGCGGGTGGTAAACAACTCAAGGAGATTGGGAGCTTGGCTCGTCGAGATATTGAGGCTTTATTGGGGAGTCCTGTGTTTTTGGAACTTTGGGTAAAGGTCAAGAAAGATTGGCGTAATCGAGTGGATAGTTTGCGTAATTACGGATATGGAAAGGAACGAGGATAA